Proteins encoded in a region of the Rutidosis leptorrhynchoides isolate AG116_Rl617_1_P2 chromosome 9, CSIRO_AGI_Rlap_v1, whole genome shotgun sequence genome:
- the LOC139866934 gene encoding inorganic pyrophosphatase 2-like has product MSGIVVIFDFDKTIIDVDSDNWVVDELGATDLYNQLNPTMAWNALMRRMMEELHQQGKTIEDIKQVLTRVAIHPRVVPAIKAAHALGCDLRIISDANTFFIETILKHLGVRECFSEINTNPGLIDDEGKLRVLSYHDVLKPPHGCTLCPTNMCKGKILERIRSTFMEEEKKRIIYLGDGEGDFCPSLKLSSNDYMMPRKDFPVSDLICKNRHLVNAKVHEWTDGGDMEQILLQIISLIISNEDIKIIDEDVTRLFDCKFETIVVA; this is encoded by the exons ATGTCTGGAATTGTGGTTATTTTCGATTTCGACAAGACAATAATTGATGTCGATAGCGACAATTGGGTTGTCGATGAATTAGGTGCTACCGATCTTTACAACCAACTAAATCCAACTATGGCTTGGAACGCCCTCATG CGACGAATGATGGAAGAGTTACATCAACAAGGTAAGACGATTGAGGATATCAAACAAGTACTAACACGTGTTGCTATTCATCCTCGTGTTGTTCCTGCTATTAAAGCTGCTCATGCTTTAgg ATGTGATTTGCGGATAATAAGTGATGCGAATACGTTCTTCATAGAAACTATATTGAAGCATCTTGGTGTACGAGAATGTTTTTCGGAGATTAACACTAATCCGGGTTTGATAGACGATGAAGGCAAGTTAAGGGTTTTGTCGTACCATGATGTTCTCAAACCACCACATGGGTGTACTCTCTGCCCTACCAATATGTGCAAG GGTAAAATACTAGAAAGAATTCGATCTACATTTATGGAAGAAGAAAAAAAGAGGATTATATATTTAGGAGACGGAGAGGGTGATTTTTGCCCGAGTCTGAAGCTATCGAGCAACGATTACATGATGCCTAGGAAAGATTTCCCTGTTTCGGATTTGATATGCAAAAATCGACATCTTGTTAACGCCAAGGTCCATGAATGGACGGATGGGGGTGATATGGAACAAATCCTGCTTCAAATTATTAGTTTGATTATCTCGAATGAAGATATAAAGATCATTGATGAGGACGTAACCCGGTTGTTCGATTGCAAGTTTGAGACGATTGTGGTTGCCTAA